From the genome of Sporomusa sphaeroides DSM 2875:
AAGGCATCAAGACAGTTCCCTTACAGGTGTCGCACGCTTTTCATTCCCCGCTCATGGCACCCATGCTTGCCCGTTTCGAGGCTGTTGCGCAGGAGGTGAAATATTCTGCCCCGGTGAAAAAGCTGCTTTCCAATGTGACCGGCGGTCCGGCCGGTGAGGAAATAGGTTCCTGGCAATACTGGAGTCGGCACATTCCGGCGGAAGTCAGATTTTATGACAGCATCCGGTCGATTGAAAATCCCGGGGAATATGTTTTTCTGGAAATAGGCCCTGCCCCTGTGCTGACGGCTATGGTGGAATGCATTTGCGGCGACGGGGCGGATTGTATCGTTACCAATTATCCGGACATGCGGACCGGGGAGCAGTTGGCAAGAAGCCTTTTTTACCTCTATAACCGCGGCGCCGGCATTAATTGGCAGCAATACTATGCGGATTCCGGCTGCAAAAAAGTCGCCGTACCGAACTACCGGTTTACTGAAAAACATTTTGGGCTTGTGCCCATAAACAATGAACCAGGTTGCTTTGATAGCCCTGACCGCCCGGCTTCAGCCGGCGGGACAGCTTTGCCCGGCAGTTATCGGGCCGGGCAACCGTTTGCCCAGCCGGCTGAAGTAAAGCACTATGTCCGCCAGGCTTTGATCCGGGAACTGAAAATCGCGGCAGAAGAACTGGATGACAACCAAAACCTGCTCTTATACGGTCTGAACTCCATTGTCGCCACCAGACTGGCCGCGCTATGGCGAAGTGAACTGGCGGTTTCGCTGCAGCCGGGCTTGTTTTTAAGCAACTGCACGGTAAACAAATGGGCAGAAATTATTTATGAAAAAACAACCAAACCGGCAACTGACGAGGAAGCAGCCATATCTTTTCTTGCCTGCCCGGAGAAACGGTACGAGCCATTCCTTCTCAATGAGGTTCAATACGCCTACTGGGCGGGCAGAAACCCCGAGATGGACTGGGGCGGAGTCGGTTGCTACGCGAGTTTTGAGATCGATATGGACAGTCTGGAGCCGGAACGGTTCGGACAGGCGCTGCGGGCATTAGTGCAGCGGCATGAAATGCTGCGCGCCGTCATTTCCCCGGAAGGGACTCAGACAATCCTGCCTGTTGGTTCTTTGCCGCTAACCATTTACCGCCAGGAAGCAGTTCAGGACCTGGCGGCTCATCTTAAGCTGGTGAGGCAGGAAATGTCCACCCAGGTTATTCCTCTCGGCAGACCTATGTTTGATGTCCGTCTTACCGAAATGGACACAGGCCGGTGGCGTATTCACTTCGGTATTGATTTTCTGATTGCCGATGCCTTGAGTCTGTATATTTTCTGGAAAGACTTAACCTGCCTGTATGCGGGCGAACAGTTGCCTGTACTGGAAGTTTCCTACCGGGATTACCTGGGTTATACGGCCGGGCGCCGGCAAACCCGGCAGTATGAACTGGCGAAAAAATACTGGCAGGACAGGGTCGGGAATTTTCCGGCACCACCTCAGTTGCCTGTCAATCTGCCGGCCGGTAAGCCGGCAGCCGGTAAATTTGTTCGGCGGCAAAAACGGATCGACCGCACTAAGTGGCAGGCTTTTGTACAGGCGGCAGCCCGCCAAAATCTGACACCTTCGGCAGCCCTGCTCAGCCTGTATGCGGAAGTGCTTGCCGCCTGGGGGGCAGGCAGCCGCTTTGCCGTGATGCTGACCGTATTTGACCGGGAAAGGGTTCATCCCCAGATTGATCAGATTATCGGTGATTTTACGCAACTGATGCTGGTTGAAATCCGCCGTGAACAGGTTGCTGCCTCGCGGAATGCGGCTGCTATCCAGGCGCAAATGCTGGCCGATATGGAGCACAGTCATTATTCGGCCATCCAGTTTGTGAAAGAACTGAATCACCGGGAAAATTCCCGAGGACGGATGTATCCCGTAGTATTCACAAGCGCTCTCGGCATGCAGGAACTGCCTGATGCTGCCGGTCCGGCAAGCTTTTTGGACAATATCGGCTGGACAATGTCATCCACCCCCCAGGTCTGGCTGGATCATCAGGTGTACCCTGAGCAGGGGGGCGTCGCTCTCTCCTGGGATGCGCTGGAGGCCGTATTTTTGCCGGAAGTGCTTGACGCCATGTTCGAAGCCTATACCGGGCTTGTCGAGCGGGCGGCAGAGGAGGAAACCTTTTGGTCGGAAACCATAAGCGACCTGCGTCCTGAACGCCAGCGGCAGGTTCAGCAGCAGGCCAATAACACCGGCCGGGAAATCAAAAACAGGCTGCTGCATGAGGGTATCCGACGTCACGCCGCCAGCGCACCCGAAAAAGCCGCTGTTGTGTCCGACGACCGGTTGTACACTTACCGGGAGTTAATTAACCGGGCCGATCAGGTCGCCGAATTGCTGCAGGAACAGGGAATTAAACCAGGTGACAGGGTCGCGTTGCAGATGAAAAAATCCTGCGAGCAGATTGCGGTTGTGCTCGGCATCGTTCAGACCGGCGCCGCTTATATTCCTATGGCCTGCGATCAGTCGCCCGCCCGGACGCTGGACATTCTCCGGCAGGCGCAGGCAACCATACTGTTTGTGGACGACAGGCTGGCTTTGGGGGACGCAGTCATAAAACAGGTCATCCCGGCCCACTGGGAAGAAAAACGAGGCATATGGCAGGCGGTGGCAATCAAGCCGGCGGATCTGGCCTACGTAATTTATACTTCGGGGTCAACCGGAACGCCCAAAGGCGTCGCTATTTCACATCAGGCGGCCATGAATACCATTTTAGAGGTAAACCGTCGCTTTGAGGTGACCGCGGCCGACAGCATTCTGGGTGTGTCGGCCCTGAGCTTCGATCTTTCCGTCTATGATATTTTCGGCTTGCTGACAGCAGGCGGGACGCTGGTTTTGCCCACAGAGGCCGAGCGGCTGGACCCCAAGAGCTGGCGGCAGCTTTCACTGGCGCATAGTATCAGTCTGTGGAATTCGGTGCCGGCCCTGATGGATATATATACCGACTTCCTGCTTGGCAGCGGCGGCCAGGATACCGGCATCAGACAGATTATCCTGTCCGGCGACTGGATACCCCTTGGACTGTTCAGTAAAATCCGGCAGGCATTGCCGCATGCGAAACTGACCGGCATGGGCGGAGCGACTGAAGCCGCCATCTGGTCCAACTATTATGATGTTGAAGGCCTTGAACCGGACTGGAACTCCATACCTTACGGCTATCCGCTGGCCAACCAGTCATTTTACATTCTGGACGAATTTGGCCGGCCCTGCCCTGACTGGGTGCAGGGAAAACTGCACATTGCCGGCAAGGGATTGGCTGACGGCTATCTGAATGAGCCGGAACTCACCTCACGGGCCTTCTTTCAGCACGCGGCATTACAGCAAAGACTGTATGACACCGGTGATTACGGCCGTTATCGGCAAAATGGCATCATTGAGTTTCTCGGCCGCAAGGACAGTCAGCTCAAGATTAACGGCCACCGGATTGAGACAGGCGATATTCAGGCGGCTTTCGCCAAGTGCGGACTAACGGGAGAGAGTATTATTCTGCCTGTCGGCGACCGGATGGAGAGCAAAAAGCTGATTGCCTACGTTAAAGTCAACCCGGAGTGCTTCACCGAACCGGACCTGAAAAAACGTCTTAACGCCTATCTGCCCGGCTATTGCATTCCGGAAAGAATCATTGCTGTCAACGACTTTCCCGTTACTTCCAACGGCAAAATTGACAGGAAAAAGCTGCTGGAGCATTTCGCCGCTCTGCCTTCAGAGGCCCCTGCTCCCGCGAGTTGCGGCGTACCGGCGCAGCAGCCGGTGCTGCAGACAGTCCGGGAGACGCTAAACCTGGCGGATTTGCAGCCAAGTGATAATTTAGGCGACCTGGGCGTTTCGTCTATTGACATGATCCGGCTGGCCAATCGCCTGGAAGCCGCTTTTGGCGAAAGGCCTTCTGTCGGAGAAATGGTGGGCTACCAGTCGGTGGCCGAACTGCTTGATTTTTATCGGCAGCGGCATATCGGCTCCGGCGAAAACCAGGCAGGCCGGCTTCTGACCGACCCGCGGTTTTGTCTGTTTTCCGAGGAGCAGCTGCAATATCTCAGCAAGCTGGAACCGCTTCAAGCTTGCCGGCAAACGGCAAGCTTACGGCGAACCGACCTGGCTGACAACAAACGGATACCACTCAGTTTTGCTGAATCCGGCTTTAAACAGGAACAGCACCTTCAGCGCCAAAACAGTCATGAATTTCTGCCAGGGCCGCTCGACACCGCTTCTTTCCAGCAATTTTTGGCATTGTGCCTGCAGCAGCCTTCTGCCAGCGACAGCTATCCCGTCCAGATTTACCTGTCGGTATTTGCCGGCGGCATTGCCGGAATGGAGGCAGGCAGTTATTATCTGGATGTCGCCGATCATTCCCTGGTGCAACTGCACCGACAGACAATACCGCTGTCTGCCGATCCTGCAACCAGCGACAGTCTGAAGAATCCGGCGTTTATCCTGCATTTCGTTGGCGACCTGGCCGCCGTTTATCCGGTGTATGAAAAAGACGCGCTCAAATTTTGCTTCATTGAAACCGGCTTACTCTGCCAACGGCTTGAAACTTATGCCGGACTTTTTGATATAGGCTGCTGCCGGCTTGACGCATATGCATTTGAGCAATATCGCTCCTTGTTTGATGTAACAGCCCGGCATTGTTACTTGCATTCCCTGGCGGCCGGGAAAATCAATTACAAAGTGGAAAAACCGGAATTGCCGGAAGACTTCACCGCGATTTTTAAAGACATGGAACGTTTAACCGAAAAATGCCGCACGCAGGAGATTCAATTATGGCTTGAGGACGACCGGCTGAAGTTCAAAGCCCCCGCTGCTGCCATGACGCAGGAAATCCAGGCCGAACTGAAGGCCAATAAGGCAAGCCTGATCCGGTATCTCCGGGAGTTTACGGCCCAAAGCAATCCGGATTGCCGGCCGAGCAGGCAGGCTTTCAGTCTGACTCCTCTTCAGTTGGCATATGTTCTGGGGCGTTCGCCGGATTATGAACTGGGGAATACCAGCGCCCATTATTATGCAGAGTTCGAGTGCCCGGACATTGATCCGGTGAAGCTGGAAAACGCCGTAAATGAAGTTATCGGCAAGCAGGAAATGCTGCGAACCGTCATTTACGCCAACGGCACCCAGCAGGTACTAGCGGAACAGCCCCGCTTCAGCGTTCCGGTACAGCAAATTGACGACCGGCAGCAGCTCAGTGCCATTAGGAGTCAATGGTCGCACCATACTTATGAACTTGGCAAATGGCCGATGTTTCATATTCAGATCAG
Proteins encoded in this window:
- a CDS encoding hybrid non-ribosomal peptide synthetase/type I polyketide synthase, with translation MHTETTALVKSDIIKKALIEIKQLKQELHWLRDSQHEPIAVIGMACRFPGGITNPAEFWQALVEQRDLIGSVPAGRWEPYRSNNPGSPYLEQAGFLLEDIEAFDHRLFRFSPKEAERTDPQQRLFLKICWEALENSGYAPDRLKGSKTGVYAGVSLPDYLYALHLDQKNNLILEPDDITGSGFSFLSGRAAYFFGFQGPGITLDTACSSSLVAVDQALKGLMAGDCDMAIAGGVNLMYSPATTELLATLNILSPDCVIRSFDAKANGTVRGEGGGVVILKKLAAALRDGDRIHAIIRGSGVNQDGPSSGLTAPYGPAQEKLINDVWRRCRLDCHDIGYIEAHGTGTELGDPIEVAALANVLKDRTAPVYLGTVKTNIGHLEAAAGIAGLIKTILAVENGVIPGNLHFETPSPHIEWEEVPIKVPARTLTWETGPDKPRIAGVSSFGLSGTNAHVVVEQYCGTALPQGKSSRNCDADRPFPFKFSSVTEQGLCRQLEAFLSHLEKAQPQDETGLANLSYSLNSIKADLPVRMVIWARSAGELKENIKQALAGRTSAAVSRGSTAKKVVFLFTGQGSQYPAMFADFYRENRIFRSCLDECNTYYQAITGQDLRKIIFSGGSCLHETRYTQPALFAVEYALARLWQEYGVEPVLMAGHSVGEYTAACLAGVFTLADAVKLITARGELMYSLPRCGRMAAVLAGRETVSSLLAEKQCVTIAATNTPGQTVISGDEREVNEVCDALAGQGIKTVPLQVSHAFHSPLMAPMLARFEAVAQEVKYSAPVKKLLSNVTGGPAGEEIGSWQYWSRHIPAEVRFYDSIRSIENPGEYVFLEIGPAPVLTAMVECICGDGADCIVTNYPDMRTGEQLARSLFYLYNRGAGINWQQYYADSGCKKVAVPNYRFTEKHFGLVPINNEPGCFDSPDRPASAGGTALPGSYRAGQPFAQPAEVKHYVRQALIRELKIAAEELDDNQNLLLYGLNSIVATRLAALWRSELAVSLQPGLFLSNCTVNKWAEIIYEKTTKPATDEEAAISFLACPEKRYEPFLLNEVQYAYWAGRNPEMDWGGVGCYASFEIDMDSLEPERFGQALRALVQRHEMLRAVISPEGTQTILPVGSLPLTIYRQEAVQDLAAHLKLVRQEMSTQVIPLGRPMFDVRLTEMDTGRWRIHFGIDFLIADALSLYIFWKDLTCLYAGEQLPVLEVSYRDYLGYTAGRRQTRQYELAKKYWQDRVGNFPAPPQLPVNLPAGKPAAGKFVRRQKRIDRTKWQAFVQAAARQNLTPSAALLSLYAEVLAAWGAGSRFAVMLTVFDRERVHPQIDQIIGDFTQLMLVEIRREQVAASRNAAAIQAQMLADMEHSHYSAIQFVKELNHRENSRGRMYPVVFTSALGMQELPDAAGPASFLDNIGWTMSSTPQVWLDHQVYPEQGGVALSWDALEAVFLPEVLDAMFEAYTGLVERAAEEETFWSETISDLRPERQRQVQQQANNTGREIKNRLLHEGIRRHAASAPEKAAVVSDDRLYTYRELINRADQVAELLQEQGIKPGDRVALQMKKSCEQIAVVLGIVQTGAAYIPMACDQSPARTLDILRQAQATILFVDDRLALGDAVIKQVIPAHWEEKRGIWQAVAIKPADLAYVIYTSGSTGTPKGVAISHQAAMNTILEVNRRFEVTAADSILGVSALSFDLSVYDIFGLLTAGGTLVLPTEAERLDPKSWRQLSLAHSISLWNSVPALMDIYTDFLLGSGGQDTGIRQIILSGDWIPLGLFSKIRQALPHAKLTGMGGATEAAIWSNYYDVEGLEPDWNSIPYGYPLANQSFYILDEFGRPCPDWVQGKLHIAGKGLADGYLNEPELTSRAFFQHAALQQRLYDTGDYGRYRQNGIIEFLGRKDSQLKINGHRIETGDIQAAFAKCGLTGESIILPVGDRMESKKLIAYVKVNPECFTEPDLKKRLNAYLPGYCIPERIIAVNDFPVTSNGKIDRKKLLEHFAALPSEAPAPASCGVPAQQPVLQTVRETLNLADLQPSDNLGDLGVSSIDMIRLANRLEAAFGERPSVGEMVGYQSVAELLDFYRQRHIGSGENQAGRLLTDPRFCLFSEEQLQYLSKLEPLQACRQTASLRRTDLADNKRIPLSFAESGFKQEQHLQRQNSHEFLPGPLDTASFQQFLALCLQQPSASDSYPVQIYLSVFAGGIAGMEAGSYYLDVADHSLVQLHRQTIPLSADPATSDSLKNPAFILHFVGDLAAVYPVYEKDALKFCFIETGLLCQRLETYAGLFDIGCCRLDAYAFEQYRSLFDVTARHCYLHSLAAGKINYKVEKPELPEDFTAIFKDMERLTEKCRTQEIQLWLEDDRLKFKAPAAAMTQEIQAELKANKASLIRYLREFTAQSNPDCRPSRQAFSLTPLQLAYVLGRSPDYELGNTSAHYYAEFECPDIDPVKLENAVNEVIGKQEMLRTVIYANGTQQVLAEQPRFSVPVQQIDDRQQLSAIRSQWSHHTYELGKWPMFHIQISQLGNNLSRLHFSFDCLIVDGWSAQLLFREIFRAYYGHPVLAPGFTFREYISQAAGWLEDKSYHQAAARYWEEKIKHLPPAPALPFIKNFSEIIKPHFRRLQFVLSAADAHRLRERIKKYRFTPSAVICTAYMKVLSRWSSRQDLTLNLTLFNRLPLHEDVPHILGDFTNIALISFFSGSSFVRETKSVQEQLWQAVEYRTYNGLDLLRRLAKDSPGKAVMPVVFTSLLFGEAAGDTTAIFPPALQEVYAISQTPQVAIDHQAYERDGSLVLIWDVVEEVFAANVVEAMFAAYRNLIDRLIAGEDWDQEFTVTGPGSPGQNGEV